TTCGGCATAGGTCCAATAAATAATTCGGTTATTTTCAAAATCAGGATCTGCAATAACATCTAACATACCGCCTTGCGTGGTAAGGTTAATTTCTGGAAAACCTGTTACTTTTTTTGGGTTATCTGGGTTTGCTAAATCTACTACAAACATTTCTGCTTTTTCTTTATTGGTAATTAGCAGTTTGTTGTTAGGTAGATTAGTAACCGCCCACGCTAAACCAAGATTTTTTGTAATTATATCAACCGCATATGGTGTTTGTGTAGTAACTATTTCGGCACGTGTTTGCCCAGGAAATGCAGGTTGATAGTGAGTGTTTTCTATTACTTTTTGTTCTGTACTTTCATTCTTGCATGAGATTAGAAAAACTAGTGCACTAGCTAATAATATTGTTTTTTTCATGTTGAATCATTTTTTTAAAGATATAAAGTTTTTTTATAAATAAATCTAAATATTTATTTTGATAACTTTCAACGTCCTATCTTGGCTTTGTCAACAGCTATATTTGAGTATTATTTTACATTTAGATGATGCCCAAATGAAGCGTTGTAAAGAAATTCTAGCTCATAATGGACAATTAGATTTAGAGCACAAAACTTTTAGAAGTACTGATTTTGAGTTCAGCATACCGCAATGGGAGAATTTTTACAGGTAAAAGGTTATGTAAATGAATGGTTAGGAGATATTTGTGTTGAATATCAGGATGATCATGGTAAACCTTATAAATTATCGTAATTGTTAGGAATTTTTTTTACATGCTTAAGCGTTAACAAGTTTAAGGGATTCATACCTAATCCCTCAACATTTTTACCTGTAAATCGAACAACCTTATCATAAAATAACGGAATAACAGGTGCATCTTGCATCATTATTTCGTCCATTTGTTGGTAAAGCTTATATCTTTTTTCGGCATCTTGTTCTAAAAAAGATGCCTGATAAAGTGCATCAAACCTTTTGTTTTTATAATGTGTATAATTCGGACCATTTGGTGCAAAATTTGTACTCGAAAATAAAGATAAATAATTTTCTGCATCCGGATAATCAGCAATCCAACTTGCTCTAAAAAACGAAACCTTGCCCGTTGCAATAGCTTGACGTAAGGTAGAAGGAGGCGTAACATCAACTTCACACGTTATACCAATTTTTTGCCACTCGCGTTGCAAATATTCGGCAATATCAACGTACGATGCATTGGTTGAAAGCGAAACTTTAACAGCTTGTTCTCCTTTTTCTTTTTTATAATCAGCAACCAAACTTTTAGCTTTCTCTAAATCATAATTGTATCCCATATTAGGTAAATAACCTGGCAAACCTTCGGGAATAATTCCGCTGTTAGCCGGTGTTCCCATGCCGTTACGTAAATAGGTAATCATTTTTTTACGGTCAAAACCATAATTTAAAGCTTGGCGAATGCGAATGTCGGCTATTGCATTTTCTGTGCTTTCTAGGTTAAAACCTAAATATTCGGTATTTAAATACGGACCCGTAAGCATAGTAACTTTATCTTCGTACTTAGGTTGTAAAGCTCCTGTTTGTGTTAAAATATCATCTTTGTACGATGGGTCTAAACCCGAAACAAAATCTAATTTTCCTTGAATAAACTGTAAAAAGCCCGCTTGTTTGTCGGGTAAAAAAGTTATTGCAATGGCTTCTAAATGTGGTAATTGTTCACCTTGTGCATTAGTTTCGTAATAGGCATTGTTTTTGCGTAAAACTAACTTTACGTTTTCTTCCCAGATTTTAAACTGAAAGGGACCGGTTCCGATTGGATTTGAACGGAAGTTAATATTTGGGTTTTCTACAATTTCTTGCGGAACAATCGATGCATATTTCATGGTTAATAAACCTAAAAAAGCCGGAAAAGGTTTCTGTAAGTTTATTTCTAAAATGCTGTCATTTTTAGCCGTTATATTTGCTACATTTTGTAAAATCCAACCGCCGGGTGATGCAACTTTATCATCTTGCAAGCGGTTTAAGCTATATGCCGCATCGTAAGCGGTAACCTTTCTGGTGCTATCGGGCCCAAAACCGATATGTTTATGAAAATAAACATCGTTACGTAATGTAAATGCATAAGTAAGCCCGTTGGACGAAATATGCCAATTTTTAGCTAAATCTGGAGCAATGGTTAAGCTATCTGTTAATTGTACTAGCCCATTAAAAATTTGATTACAAGCCCAAATATTAGCTTGGTTTTTTGCAAAAGCAGGATCGAGAGAACTGATGTTTGCACTTTCGTTATATCTAAACACCAAATGATCGGCGTTTTGTTTGTTTTTTTGCGAGCAGCTTGTTGCTAAAACGGCAATAAAAACAACAAATACATATTTTATGTTTGGCATGGCTATTTTCATGATTCCAACAAAGCTAACATTTTTTTTAACGCATAAAAGCTGTTTTATGATTCAACTTTTTATTGCTGTATAAATTGAATGGTTTTCAGAAAAAAATAGGTTTTAATTCTAATTATTTGGTTGTAACTTTGCAAACTTGTTAATCCGTAACGGATATTGCGTGAGGGATAGTAGCGATATCCTTTTAAAAACAATAGCGATTAGCTAATTTGTTTTTAAAAGATAAAGCAAATAGCCCGACCTGCCTGATAAGTGCAGGGCACGCCCTAAACATTTTTAGTATGGAAAATAGAAAAAAAGTTGCTTTTTATACCTTAGGTTGTAAACTGAATTTTTCAGAAACATCTACTATTGCACGCAGCTTTCAGAATGAAGGTTTTGATCGTGTTGATTTTGAAGATGAAGCAGATATTTATGTAATTAACACCTGTTCGGTTACCGAAAATGCAGATAAGCAATTTAAACAGATTGTAAAAAAGGCGCTTAAACATAACGATAAAGCTTTTGTGGCTGCTGTTGGATGCTACGCGCAACTAAAACCTGAAGAATTAGCCGCTGTTGATGGCGTTGATTTGGTTTTAGGTGCTACAGAAAAGTTTAAAATTACCGATTATTTAAACGATTTGTCTAAGAACGAAATGGGTGAGGTGCATTCGTGCGAAATCGAAGAAGCTGATTTTTATGTTGGTAGTTATTCGATTGGCGATCGTACACGCGCATTTTTAAAAGTTCAAGACGGTTGTGATTATAAATGTACGTATTGTACCATTCCTTTAGCTCGAGGTATTTCGCGTTCGGATACGATGGAGAATGTATTAAAAAATGCTAAAGAAATTTCGGCGCAAAACATTAAAGAAATTGTTTTAACCGGTGTAAATATTGGCGATTACGGAAAAGGTGAATTTGGTAACAAAAAACACGAACATACGTTTTTAGAATTGGTTCAGAATTTAGATGCGGTTGAAGGCATTGAGCGTTTGCGCATTTCATCAATCGAGCCCAATTTATTAAAAAACGAAACTATTGAATTTGTAGCGCAATCGCGTACGTTTGTTCCACATTTTCATATTCCGTTGCAGTCGGGTTCTAACACCATTTTAAAATTAATGAAACGCCGTTATATGCGTGAATTATACACCGAACGTGTGGCAAAAATTAGAGAAGTTATGCCGCATGCTTGTATTGGTGTTGATGTGATTGTTGGGTTTCCGGGGGAAACTGATGAATTGTTTTTAGAAACGTACAACTTTTTAAATGCTTTAGATATTTCGTACCTACACGTATTTACTTACTCAGAACGTGATAATACCGAAGCAGTTGCTTTTGATGGCGTTGTACCTGCAAACGTTAGAGCAAAACGCAGTAAAATGCTACGCGGTTTATCGGTAAAAAAACGTAGAGCGTTTTACGAAAGTCAAATTGCAACGGTACGTACCGTGCTTTTTGAAGGTGAAAATAAAGAAGGATATATTTACGGCTTTACCGAAAATTACGTAAAAGTTAAAGCACCGTGGAACCCTGAATTGGTTAATACCTTGCACGATGTTGTTTTAACCAAGATTGATGATGATGGCAGTGTGCGCTTTGATTTTGTTCACGCTTTAGCATAAAAAAAATCCCGGAAGTTTTTCCGGGATTTTTATTTTATGGTAAATTTAATTTTTGTTATTCGAAAGGCTACATCGCCGTAAGCTTCAATTATTTCGTAGCTGTGCAAATCAGGCTGTTTAAAGTCAATAATATTTGCTGCCGAAAATTCGTAATACATTTTCTTACCTTCAATAATCAATCGGTCGCCATTTTGCCGAAACGCTGCACGAACAAATGTAAATTCAGATAAATTCCATGTTGTGTTTTTTGCATCAAAACTTGCTGTAAGGGCATATAATCCAGAAGTTATTTCGGTTTTACAACCTTTGTATTGCTGTATGGTATGAAAAAAAGCGAGTAGTTTTTCTTTAACAGAATCGGTCATGTACAGGTTAGATTCTGATACCAGGTGCTAAAAATTCTTTGTACCCCGGATTTTTTTAAAAAACAGAGAAATGTCTGGTTTTGTAGGTACCACGCGCCAGCGTTTTTCTTCTACCACCCTCATAATATCCTTCAGTAAATACTCCACCAAATCTTTGTTATCTTCATTGATGCAGTTAATGCGCGTTAAAAATAACTTTTTCTCTTGGAATGAATACTCAACAGATATTTTTTCTGTTTCTGTTTTTAACTCAAATTGTCTCGAAATTTCATTGTTTTTAATCTCCATAAGCCTAAAAAGTCATTAATTAATTTATTGGTTCGTATAACAATGTTTTTAAAATTATTATAAATTTATAAAAATTAAAGTTAAAACCAAACCTTAAAGCCTTTAACGGCTATTTATTGGTTAAATTGTGTTATGATGCCTAACAATAAAATTCCGGTTTATTTTATGCCTGGTTTAGCGGCCAGTAGTAAAATTTTTGAACATATTCGGTTTGATGCCGAAGTTTATGATTTTTTTTATTTAGAATGGAAGGTACCGCAAAAAACGAATCGTTAACCAGTTATGTAAAACGATTGCTTGTTGATGTGGTTCACGAAAATCCGATTTTGGTAGGCGTTTCGTTTGGTGGAATCATAATTCAGGAAATGAGTAAGTTTATACAGGTGCGTAAATTGGTTGTTGTTTCTAGCGTTTTAAGCGAAAAAGAATTTCCTAAACGCATGGTTTTGGCTCAAAAACTAAAGCTGTATCGTTTGTTTCCGACCGCCTTGTTTTCAAACTTTGATGCCTTGCAGTATTTTATGG
This genomic window from Flavobacterium agricola contains:
- a CDS encoding ABC transporter substrate-binding protein, giving the protein MKIAMPNIKYVFVVFIAVLATSCSQKNKQNADHLVFRYNESANISSLDPAFAKNQANIWACNQIFNGLVQLTDSLTIAPDLAKNWHISSNGLTYAFTLRNDVYFHKHIGFGPDSTRKVTAYDAAYSLNRLQDDKVASPGGWILQNVANITAKNDSILEINLQKPFPAFLGLLTMKYASIVPQEIVENPNINFRSNPIGTGPFQFKIWEENVKLVLRKNNAYYETNAQGEQLPHLEAIAITFLPDKQAGFLQFIQGKLDFVSGLDPSYKDDILTQTGALQPKYEDKVTMLTGPYLNTEYLGFNLESTENAIADIRIRQALNYGFDRKKMITYLRNGMGTPANSGIIPEGLPGYLPNMGYNYDLEKAKSLVADYKKEKGEQAVKVSLSTNASYVDIAEYLQREWQKIGITCEVDVTPPSTLRQAIATGKVSFFRASWIADYPDAENYLSLFSSTNFAPNGPNYTHYKNKRFDALYQASFLEQDAEKRYKLYQQMDEIMMQDAPVIPLFYDKVVRFTGKNVEGLGMNPLNLLTLKHVKKIPNNYDNL
- the mtaB gene encoding tRNA (N(6)-L-threonylcarbamoyladenosine(37)-C(2))-methylthiotransferase MtaB, with product MENRKKVAFYTLGCKLNFSETSTIARSFQNEGFDRVDFEDEADIYVINTCSVTENADKQFKQIVKKALKHNDKAFVAAVGCYAQLKPEELAAVDGVDLVLGATEKFKITDYLNDLSKNEMGEVHSCEIEEADFYVGSYSIGDRTRAFLKVQDGCDYKCTYCTIPLARGISRSDTMENVLKNAKEISAQNIKEIVLTGVNIGDYGKGEFGNKKHEHTFLELVQNLDAVEGIERLRISSIEPNLLKNETIEFVAQSRTFVPHFHIPLQSGSNTILKLMKRRYMRELYTERVAKIREVMPHACIGVDVIVGFPGETDELFLETYNFLNALDISYLHVFTYSERDNTEAVAFDGVVPANVRAKRSKMLRGLSVKKRRAFYESQIATVRTVLFEGENKEGYIYGFTENYVKVKAPWNPELVNTLHDVVLTKIDDDGSVRFDFVHALA